Proteins encoded by one window of Lactobacillus paragasseri:
- a CDS encoding ABC transporter permease, producing the protein MKNVMVSNWSLVFAFALVLVSIAISAKEKLGLTKDILISVIRAIVQLIIIGYVLKFIFHVNNYWLTFVSTLVIIFNASWNANQRDPNPDKKFYNSVIAEAVGTYATLAILIFSGVIKPIPMQVIPITGMIAGNEMVAVGLCYKSLNESFHDLRQSILEKIALGSDIKTASMPILRRSIKTAMQPTIDSAKTVGLVNLPGMMSGLIFAGVNPIYAIKYQIMITFMLLSATSLGAVIAGYLAYRNYFNERMQLK; encoded by the coding sequence ATGAAAAATGTAATGGTAAGCAATTGGTCGTTAGTCTTTGCCTTCGCGCTAGTTCTAGTTTCAATTGCAATTTCTGCTAAAGAGAAACTTGGTTTAACCAAAGATATTTTAATTAGCGTGATTCGTGCAATTGTCCAGCTAATAATTATTGGCTATGTTCTAAAGTTTATTTTTCATGTAAATAATTATTGGTTAACTTTTGTATCAACCTTAGTTATTATTTTTAATGCGTCTTGGAATGCCAATCAGAGAGATCCTAATCCTGATAAAAAATTTTATAATTCTGTCATTGCAGAAGCTGTTGGTACATATGCAACTTTGGCAATTTTAATTTTTTCAGGAGTGATTAAACCGATACCAATGCAAGTTATTCCTATTACTGGAATGATTGCAGGTAATGAAATGGTAGCTGTCGGTCTCTGTTATAAGTCATTAAATGAAAGTTTTCATGATTTGCGTCAATCAATACTAGAAAAAATAGCCTTAGGCAGCGATATTAAAACAGCCTCGATGCCAATTTTAAGAAGAAGCATCAAAACAGCCATGCAACCAACAATTGATTCGGCTAAGACTGTTGGCTTGGTTAACTTACCGGGGATGATGTCAGGCTTGATTTTTGCTGGCGTTAATCCGATTTATGCAATTAAGTATCAAATTATGATTACTTTTATGCTTTTAAGCGCAACAAGTTTAGGGGCTGTAATTGCAGGTTACTTAGCTTATCGAAATTATTTTAATGAGAGAATGCAATTAAAATAA
- a CDS encoding ABC transporter ATP-binding protein, protein MAILKLQNVAYQVGQKQILQNISFKIEDGAFLTLIGPSGAGKSTILKLIANLINPTSGKIFFREKDIMTIDPVTYRRSVSYCFQQPSLFGEKVADNLSFPYEIRKQAVDRERILRLLHEVSLEADYLDKDITSLSGGEKQRIALIRNLIFLPKVLLLDEVTTGLDGDNKAIIHQLIERVHQQGVTVIQVTHDQSEIDKAQNIIKIKKGGILE, encoded by the coding sequence ATGGCTATTTTAAAACTGCAAAATGTAGCTTATCAAGTGGGACAGAAGCAGATTCTACAAAATATATCTTTTAAAATCGAAGATGGTGCTTTTTTGACACTGATTGGACCGTCAGGCGCGGGCAAAAGTACTATTCTCAAGCTAATTGCTAACTTAATTAATCCAACTAGTGGAAAGATTTTTTTTAGAGAAAAAGATATTATGACAATTGATCCCGTGACTTATCGCAGAAGTGTTTCTTACTGCTTCCAGCAGCCATCTTTATTTGGAGAAAAAGTAGCGGACAATTTATCTTTTCCATATGAGATTAGAAAACAAGCAGTTGATCGAGAGCGTATATTACGGTTATTGCATGAGGTAAGTTTAGAAGCAGATTACTTAGATAAGGATATCACTAGTCTGTCAGGCGGTGAGAAACAACGTATTGCTTTGATTAGAAATTTGATTTTTTTACCGAAAGTTTTGCTTTTAGACGAAGTGACCACGGGTTTAGATGGAGACAATAAGGCGATTATACATCAATTGATTGAGCGAGTTCATCAACAGGGTGTAACAGTGATTCAAGTTACTCACGATCAAAGTGAAATAGACAAAGCTCAGAATATTATTAAGATAAAAAAAGGTGGCATCCTTGAATGA
- the alsS gene encoding acetolactate synthase AlsS yields the protein MTEEKYYGANAIVDSLINHDVKFVFGIPGAKIDRVFELLEHSKNSRTPKFILTRHEQNAAFMAAGVGRITGKPGVVLTTSGPGASNLATGLVTATAEGDPVLAISGQVQRTDLLRLTHQSMKNAALFEPITKYSAEVQEPENISEVIANAYQEAEAAKQGASFVSVPQDVTDAEVKTSVIAPLEAPKLGPASPIESTLLSQRIKAAKLPVLLLGMRASDPETTNAIRRLIAETHLPVVETFQGAGIIPRELEDDFFGRVGLFRNQPGDQLLKKSDLVIAIGYDPIEYEPRNWNSDRSANIVVIDSMRAEIDKNYQPERELVGDISQTLDFLLPYMEGYSMPEESKDYLDSLRKTLQKRDTPPTVTKDQIKSHPLSIIQALQDRVTDDMTVTVDVGSFYIWMARHFRSYEPRHLLFSNGMQTLGVALPWAISAALVRPNTKIVSMSGDGGFMFSSQDLETAVRLGLNIVHIIWNDGNYDMVKFQEEMKYGDSAAVKFGPIDFVKYAESFGAKGYRVEKAADLNKVLDQAFKEQGPTIVDVPVDYSFNQTLGKTLLDDQIH from the coding sequence GTGACAGAAGAAAAGTATTACGGTGCTAACGCTATTGTAGATAGCTTAATCAATCATGATGTGAAATTTGTTTTTGGAATTCCTGGGGCAAAAATCGATCGCGTATTTGAATTGCTTGAACATTCTAAGAATTCGCGTACACCAAAATTTATTTTGACTCGTCATGAACAAAACGCAGCCTTTATGGCTGCTGGAGTAGGACGAATTACTGGGAAGCCCGGCGTAGTATTAACAACTTCAGGTCCTGGAGCTTCAAATTTAGCAACTGGCCTAGTAACAGCTACAGCTGAAGGAGACCCAGTTTTAGCAATTTCAGGCCAAGTTCAAAGAACAGATCTTTTGCGCTTAACTCACCAAAGTATGAAAAACGCAGCTTTATTTGAACCAATTACTAAATATAGTGCTGAAGTTCAAGAGCCAGAAAATATTTCTGAAGTAATTGCCAATGCTTATCAAGAAGCTGAAGCTGCTAAGCAGGGTGCAAGTTTTGTTTCAGTTCCGCAAGACGTAACTGACGCAGAAGTAAAGACTAGCGTGATTGCGCCATTAGAAGCACCAAAGCTTGGACCAGCAAGTCCGATCGAATCAACTCTGCTTTCTCAACGTATTAAGGCAGCTAAATTACCAGTTCTTTTACTTGGAATGAGAGCGTCTGATCCAGAAACGACCAATGCGATTCGACGTTTAATTGCTGAAACTCACTTACCAGTAGTTGAAACCTTCCAAGGAGCTGGAATTATTCCACGTGAATTAGAGGACGACTTCTTTGGTCGCGTGGGACTATTTAGAAATCAGCCAGGAGATCAATTGCTTAAGAAAAGTGACTTAGTAATTGCAATTGGTTATGATCCGATTGAATATGAGCCTCGTAACTGGAATTCTGACCGCAGTGCTAATATTGTTGTCATTGATTCTATGCGTGCAGAAATTGATAAGAACTACCAACCTGAACGTGAGTTAGTTGGAGATATTTCACAGACTCTTGATTTCCTTCTACCATATATGGAGGGCTATTCAATGCCTGAAGAATCTAAAGACTACCTAGATTCTCTGCGTAAGACTTTGCAAAAGCGCGATACTCCACCTACTGTAACTAAAGACCAAATTAAAAGTCATCCCCTAAGTATCATTCAAGCTTTGCAAGATAGGGTAACTGATGATATGACAGTGACAGTAGACGTGGGTAGTTTCTATATTTGGATGGCAAGACACTTTAGAAGCTACGAACCTAGACATTTACTTTTTAGTAATGGGATGCAGACGCTAGGAGTTGCACTTCCTTGGGCAATTTCAGCTGCTTTAGTTAGACCAAATACTAAGATTGTTTCTATGTCAGGCGATGGCGGTTTTATGTTCTCTTCTCAAGATTTAGAAACAGCGGTTCGCTTAGGCTTAAATATTGTTCATATCATCTGGAATGATGGTAATTATGATATGGTAAAGTTCCAAGAAGAAATGAAGTATGGGGATTCAGCGGCTGTTAAGTTTGGACCAATTGATTTTGTTAAATATGCAGAAAGTTTTGGTGCCAAAGGATACCGCGTTGAAAAAGCAGCTGATTTAAATAAGGTTTTAGATCAAGCCTTTAAAGAACAAGGACCAACAATTGTTGATGTGCCAGTTGATTATAGTTTCAACCAAACATTAGGCAAGACGTTGTTAGATGACCAGATTCATTAA